The following are encoded in a window of Leptospira selangorensis genomic DNA:
- a CDS encoding MBOAT family O-acyltransferase, whose product MLFNSLDFFLFLLVVFIVYWTLPNVYRKVWLISASIFFYGFWSIGFLFHFLGILAFNYLFYYFAHGSYTKAKVSFLVIVNLFNLAIFKYLIFFETILNDLGFSIQVAYPLKDFVLPLAISFYTFQIIAFHIDCYRGELKEKVSPEDFFFFILFFPQLIAGPIIRWAELKRQIDRNKLPHADLLRTGSVLIFFGLLKKVVIGDQLGTLIDPVFQSPEKYNQAAILLSAYGFAVQIYSDFSGYSDIARGLAILLGFNIPRNFDTPYFATTLQEFWQRWHITLSRWLRDYLYIPLGGNRSGKINTYINLLLTMLLGGLWHGANYNFLIWGGLHGLFLAIERPFVRTFQKYSKFWQLGIRSLIIFHFVCITWIFFRSSSLRDAIVFFEGFTRNVGSNLSNNSLAGWLIFGAIALHILERNYRKLNFLTQKFWLLPAFGIALFALFPSTVNNVMTFIYFQF is encoded by the coding sequence TTGCTCTTCAATTCATTGGATTTTTTCCTATTCCTACTAGTTGTTTTTATAGTTTACTGGACGTTGCCTAACGTATATCGAAAGGTTTGGTTGATTTCCGCTTCCATATTCTTTTACGGTTTTTGGAGTATCGGATTCTTATTTCATTTTTTAGGAATATTAGCTTTTAATTATTTGTTTTATTATTTTGCTCACGGTTCGTATACCAAGGCAAAAGTTTCCTTCCTTGTTATTGTAAATCTGTTCAATCTCGCGATTTTTAAATACTTAATCTTTTTCGAAACCATTTTGAATGATTTAGGATTTTCAATCCAAGTTGCATATCCTTTGAAGGATTTTGTACTTCCTCTTGCGATTAGTTTCTATACTTTTCAGATCATAGCTTTTCACATAGATTGTTACAGAGGCGAGCTCAAAGAGAAAGTAAGTCCCGAAGACTTTTTCTTTTTTATACTTTTTTTCCCTCAGCTGATTGCAGGTCCTATTATACGATGGGCTGAACTTAAGAGGCAAATCGATCGTAATAAGTTGCCTCATGCAGATTTGTTGAGAACGGGAAGTGTTCTTATCTTTTTCGGTTTATTGAAGAAAGTGGTTATCGGAGATCAATTAGGAACATTAATAGATCCTGTTTTTCAATCTCCTGAAAAATACAATCAAGCCGCAATCCTATTAAGCGCATATGGTTTTGCTGTTCAGATTTATTCAGATTTTTCCGGTTATTCTGATATTGCCCGTGGACTAGCCATTCTTCTTGGTTTTAATATTCCGAGGAATTTTGATACTCCATATTTCGCAACTACCTTACAAGAGTTTTGGCAAAGATGGCATATTACTCTTTCCCGTTGGTTAAGGGATTATTTGTATATTCCCTTGGGCGGAAATAGATCAGGTAAAATTAATACGTATATCAACCTGCTTTTAACGATGTTACTGGGCGGGCTTTGGCATGGAGCAAATTACAATTTTTTGATATGGGGAGGTTTGCACGGTTTATTTTTGGCGATAGAAAGGCCTTTTGTCAGGACTTTTCAGAAGTATTCCAAATTTTGGCAGCTCGGAATCAGAAGTTTGATCATATTTCATTTCGTTTGTATCACTTGGATATTCTTTCGTAGTTCCAGCTTAAGGGATGCGATTGTATTTTTCGAAGGATTTACTCGAAATGTAGGTTCTAATTTATCCAATAATAGCCTTGCAGGTTGGTTGATATTTGGAGCGATAGCGCTTCATATACTCGAACGTAATTATCGCAAATTGAATTTTTTAACACAAAAGTTTTGGTTATTGCCAGCTTTTGGTATCGCGTTATTTGCCTTGTTTCCTTCGACAGTCAATAATGTTATGACTTTCATATATTTCCAATTTTAA